A segment of the Mercurialis annua linkage group LG4, ddMerAnnu1.2, whole genome shotgun sequence genome:
tcacattagagttttaagaaagcattaactgctattttttcaaaattatcccTAGCAATAAATACTTTGTAAAGTTAAAAGAACTAGTCAAACATAAAATAAGTGACAATTAATATGGACAGTTTAGTAAAACTATACACAAATCAAGacatagttatttttttaatttatgtgaaatGGCCAAAATGCgaaaaatattatggaccggaggaaGTAGCATAAATACAACATATCTTGTTGATTGACCTACAGCATAAGcataggaaaaaaaataaacatcaaTGAATTGTTACCCAAAAGTGTGTGTTACCGGAGGTTCTGGTTATATTGGTTCATGGCTTATAAACAAGCTTTTACATAGAGGCTATACTGTCCATGCAACTTTGAGAAACTTGAGTAATTACTTTCATTCTCTTCATAATTTACTTTTCGTtacaattccgtcgcaaaaattcaaaacctcGTTATAATTTGACTGTCTTTTCGTcacataaatttttttcatcagATATTTTTCCGTCATAAATATCCATCACAATTAGACTGCGTTTTTAATCATGTAAAGTTTGTTTGAATTGTAGAAGAGGCATCGAAGGTTGACTTACTAAAGTCCTTCCCAAATGCAGAGAGCAACTTGGTTCTTTTCGAAGCTGATTTAGACAAAAACAATGACTTTGAAGAAGCAATTCATGGCTGTGAATTTGTTTTTCATATTGCTACTCCTAAGTCATCTCAGGTTATATTAATTTCTTCAATCCGTTACTTATACATAATTCAACAATACTAGTTTTCTCCAAGTTTCTTATTATATATCTATTTACACAAAATGGCGGAGAAAGGAGCGGAGCAGGGGGCGACAACCTCTTGATCCAGCCCTAGTACCTCTCACCTCTATCCTTTTTTCCGCTCCCTCCTTATCCTCCGATGACATTGCTTCATTTTCGAAAATTtgtcactaatttttttttatataaattagtaattaaattataaaaaatatttctcaaaatgatgagacatatttaaattaattaattctatttaTTCATATGCATACTGttcggcttaatacatagtttgacccctgtacttgtacccttttacccatctaacccctaaatttaacgtctcacctatcgaacctctgaagttgttaaataatccgatttaacccctgaacttgataaatatgtaagtattgaacccttcgtgtccacttGTCACTTGAAACggtctagaagaaattgtgtacggaggggttaaatgtttacgtatttatcaagttcgggggtcaaatcgggttatttaacaagttcatgggttcgataggtgagacgttaagtttagaggttagatgggtaaaagggtacaagttcaggggtcaaactatgtattcagcccaTACTGTTCTCATTAAAAAGTTTCTTTAATCAAAAAATTTTCCTTATTAATTTTGTTCTCCACTCATTATTAATTCCTCTCTTTTACCAagcaattataaaaatttccatttttaatagtcagtcattaatatttacttttttatatcgatacaaatcaataattatatttttaaaatatttttaaaattacgaGAGACATATTTTACCtaatatattttatagtttaattagaTAACTAAAAGCACTAGtttgatgtatttttaaaaatttaaagtacttatttcaaagaaattaaaaacttaaaactaAAATAGTAGATTTAAAAAAGTTCAGACATCATAAAATTGATGCTTTATCTTACGTATATTTGAATAAAGCATTGACATAAAAATGATATCAGTCTTCTTCAATTGGCGTGCCTCCTTGTTGTATTTGTGTGTTTATAGTATGTTTGAGTGGTCAAAAACAGTATAAAGACAAGGCTGAAGCAACGGTGGCCGGAGCGAAAAATATAGTGGAATCTTGCATTAGATCAAAAACTGTTAAGCGTCTGATCTACACCGCAACAGTTCTGGCAGCTTCTCCATTGAATGAAGATGGAAATAGCTTCAAATGTTGTATGGATGAATCATGTTGGACTCCTCTTGATTTATCATTTTCTTGTGCCAGTGACCATAACATGGTATTTTCTCCCTTTTTAATATTCTATcggaaatataaataaaatattctcaCTGATTCTGTCACTAAATCTGTTGCCGTTCGCTCGAATAAGAATTCATCGACGGTATCCCTTGGTAAAAAAAGCgattttctagtagtgatatTGGAATGTGAAAAATCTGAGCCGAAACAgtcaaatttggtttggtttgatattattaaaaattaatttttcgaCTTGGTCCTGGATATAAAGAATTCAATTAAGTTTTAATGTAAATCGAACTAGAATAACCAAATAAACCGGAAACCGACTTGCTCACTTTGGTTCACTTTGAAAAATTACACTTCcttaaaatatttcatttttgttttatgaAGGAGGGAAATTTTGAGTTCGATCTGAACTAAGTGcattagaaattataaaatatgtactaaaattatatacaaattaaaatcaaaatactaatttaaaatatgtggCAATAATTATCAGTTTTTCATTTTCTAATATCTGGTTAGTTCAAATACATGAATAAAGCATGAATTCGATTTAGATAATAATTTTCAAtcttatatttagatttttttttataattaagaaaGGGGAATCATTTGTGGAAGGAATTGAATCCACGATCTAAGCAAAATGTTGCCTAccacttataccatttgaggtACAGCTCATCGGttatatatttatacttttttattgtaatataTGCAGGGTTATACTAAAGGAAAGACATTAGCAGAGAAAGAAGTTTTGAGGGTTTTTGATATTCCTGTGCCTCATAGGCAATAAAAATTCCAGTTGTGTGCCTCTTTGGAATTTAATTCCAAAAAGGTGCCTGGTCCCACGCGTTCCGCAttgtaggaatgcggaacacgtgGCGTTCCGCATTCCTACAATGCGGAACACGTGGCGTTCCGCATTCCTACAATGCGGAACGCTTTAAGCAGCTGATTAATTGCTTAATCAGCTGCTCAGCAACGTTCCGCATTGTAGGAATGCGGAACGTTGCttctccccaatgattggggagcacttttgtctccccaatcattggggagatGCAAATGATTGGGCCAATCattgccaaaaaaaattaataaataatttttaaaaaaatattattaataaacgatataaattaataacgattttaaattattattaacaaatgatataattttagaaatcgatataaattaataaacgaTTTTCTATTGAACcttcattaaataaataaaagaaaaaataaaacactgAAAGTGGTCGACTAGAAATGACCGATAAGCTATAGAGTAAAAGTTGACAAACTCTTGCCAACCCTTCTGGAACCAAATCTCACCATCAGATTTCACTAAATCTAGTTTCCATTTTGCACCACTTGGAACCTTGAGGACTACTGAACTTGGCAGATTGTTTCCGTAGAGTCTGACAAATTTTCTTGGAATATACTGTGCATATACGTAGAAATTTACATGTTCATGGTGAAGTTAGAAAGTCTATCTTCTTCTTATAAGTTATGCAGatcaaaaaattgattaaaaaaaggtaaaaggacTTACAAGCTTGCCATCACGAAGGGCGTCGTCAAGAATAATCTTGAAAAAACGGGGTATTTTTGATTTGAACATCGGCCTTCCGTCGTCTCTTTGAGGACAAGAATCCATTCGGAAACTCAAAATCAGTTTGTTGTTCTGTAATGAGAGTGAATGAGGTGTGTTTATTTTAGAGACTAAGTTATATATGCAAAACCAAGGCTCAGAGATACAAATTAAGTGACCTACATGCGGTAGTTGGCTCCGGTACCCAGATATtttcaatttgttaaaattagtaCTTAAATCAAACAAGCATTTAAATCGATTTTTAATATATCGTTTGATAACattgtatttaatttatagtgtttataaaaaaaattaaataaaatttgttttttttttaaaaagttcagcaatgattgggcactaaatgcccaatcattgcagtcccaatgattggggagacaaaactgtctccccaatcattggggaagcacgttccgcattcctagaatgcggaacgtgCTTAAGCAGCTGATTAACTTTGTTAATCAGCTGCTGCCcttgttccgcattctaggaatgcggaaccccatccgttccgcattcctagaatgcggaacgaGTGGGACCAGGCACTCTTTCGGAATTAATTCCGAAAGAGGCACTGAATTGGAAAtttgggtgcctttgaggcacccaaatatcaaaaacccaagtTTTGAAGTATAACAATATGAAACTAGATGGTGCCAATTTTGAAGTGGTTACTCTTGCTCTTGGGCTAGTAGGAGGAGACACTTTGACATCTCATGTGCCATCTACCATACAAGTGATTTGTTCACCAATTTCAGGGAATGTATGGGGTTATAATCATGGTTTGAGGTTCCTTCAACAAGTTTTGGGTTCAATTCCTATTGTGCATGTTGATGATGTTTGTGAAGCTCATATCTTTTGCATGGAAAATTCTGAGGCCAAAGGTAGATTTCTTTGTGCAGTTGCCAATCCAACTAGTAGAGATATTGCTCTCTACTATCAACAACATTACCCTCAATTTAAGATTGATGATAGGTAACATCACTAAATTCTTATTTTCTACCATCtgatttactattatttttttattttgttttggtaatccgacttttatttttctataacaAGACAGTTACTGTAACTCTGATCAATAATTGCTTATGTGACAACAAGTTGTGTGCCACATAATCATTTGTCGGCCACATAAGCGATAATAGCTAACAACTTTTGGAgttgagaaaataaaaacttagtaatcaaaatataaacaataaaatgaCAATCGCTAAAGTAAAAAAGCACAATTTACGTTGTTTATAGTTGGCTTAATGTCTTAACAAACCCCGACCTTTcgtccccttttcaatcctatcctgacgttgaaaaattgtcaattttaccccaatttgcatttttttcatttcaattgtaccctgaaacataaaattgacctttatttatttgacaaaagttcaatattt
Coding sequences within it:
- the LOC126677630 gene encoding anthocyanidin reductase ((2S)-flavan-3-ol-forming)-like, producing MNCYPKVCVTGGSGYIGSWLINKLLHRGYTVHATLRNLKEASKVDLLKSFPNAESNLVLFEADLDKNNDFEEAIHGCEFVFHIATPKSSQYKDKAEATVAGAKNIVESCIRSKTVKRLIYTATVLAASPLNEDGNSFKCCMDESCWTPLDLSFSCASDHNMGYTKGKTLAEKEVLRYNNMKLDGANFEVVTLALGLVGGDTLTSHVPSTIQVICSPISGNVWGYNHGLRFLQQVLGSIPIVHVDDVCEAHIFCMENSEAKGRFLCAVANPTSRDIALYYQQHYPQFKIDDRFMGETEEEIKFDSSKLSKLGFDYKYDLKKILDESLECGKRLGEIFLP